GATCTGCCGCAACATGCCCGCTTCAGCACCCCGGCGGCGGCCCCGAGCGCCCGCGCGCTCGATGAGGGATAGAGACGCGTGGCACGCAAAGGCGCGAAGCCGGGAAGGGGGCGAGACCCTGACCCGCGTCAGCAAAACTCCGTCGGCCAGGGAAACTCGGCAGGAGGGACGACGCTGTCCCCCTTCGCGTCTTTGCGGGTTCGCGTGACCGAACCTTCCTCCGCTCGCCTTGCGGCTGCCTTGGGCAGGCGGGACGGAGGCAGGACATGGCCCGCGCAAGACCCCGCACCAAGCTGCCGCCGTCTTGCCTCAAACGCGTGTGGCGCGACGATGCGCTGAGCAGGAATGTCCTCCGGGGCCCATGGCGAAGCGCTCCGCCGCGACTCCAGCAACGGTCCCGCAGTCGCGCCCCACATACGCATGCGATTGCGTTCCGCGACGCTTGTGCCAGTATGATGGGAGGGGGCACAGAGTGGCGACGGCAGGCAGAGAAGCGACAGGACCGGCGCCGGCGCGTGCGGACGCGGCCTTGGCTCCGACGAGAAGGTTTGCGACCCGCGAGCTGCCCGAACATCGGCGGGACGAACTCATCCGGGAATTTTACGGCCGGATCGGCATCGGCGTCGATATCGCCCCGATCGAGGTGCCGCTCGATCTCGATATCTCGACGCTGATCCTGCCGAAGATCATGATGATCGCGGCGACCACCACGCCGCTCAGATGGGATCGGCGGCCCGATCTGACCGCCGACGGCAACGACGACATCTGCATCACGTGGGCTGCCGGTGGCTATGCCTTCCGTCAGCACGGCCGCAGCGATGTGGACATTGCGCCCGGCGCCGCCTGCGTCATTCCGGTCGATCGTCCGTGGAGCGCCGCAACGCTGGACGGGTCGTGGAAGACGAACATTCAGATCGAGCGGCGCCTGCTCCTGGAGCGGGTGCCAGACCTTGAAGACGTGGCGCCGGATTGCATCGAGCGCCGCAGCCCCGAGGCCGCTTTGCTGTTCGATTATCAATGGTGGATCGCACGCCGGCCGATCACGGAGGCGATGGCGCCGAGGATCGCCGAGCACATTGCGGATCTCCTCGCACTGGCGCTGGGTGCCTCGGCGGATGCAAGGCAGGCAGCCAGGGAAGGTGGCGTACGTGCGGCGCGGCTGCTCGCCCTTCAGCGCCACATCGCGGCCAATCTTCACCGCCCGATGCTTTGCGCGCGGAGTGCCGCCAAAGCCCTGGGGATCAGCGAACGCTATGTTCGAAGCCTCCTCTCGGATGAGGAAACCACCTTTTCCGATTACGTGGCGGATCGCAGGCTCGATGCGATCCGAAGCCGGCTTCTGCAGCCGTCCCAAGCCGTCCTGCCGATCGCCGACATCGCGGCGGAGTTCGGCTTCTTCGAGCCATCCACCTTCTATCGCCGGTTCAAGGCGCGCTTCGGAATGAGCCCCTCGGAGTTCCGCCGGGGATAGTCGGCGCTGTTCCGCCCGCGCACCATCCAGTGCCGCCGGTGCCACATCGTTACGGCTGGAACGGCTCTATGCGGTCTCCCGATTGCGCAGCCGATCAGCGCCGCGCGAAAAGGGGGATCCATTCATGACCAAGACCACGCGCGTGGCGCTCACCGCCGCTGCCTCGATCAGCGCGCTTTCCTGGGCGGTCGCCGCGGCCGCGGACCCGACGCCGCCGTGCAACGCGGGTGCCGGTGCCGGCAGCACGGAATGCGGCGCCAATTCGACGACCGGTACCGCCGTCGAGGCCACCGCAGTGGGTGCGGGAAGCCAGGCGACCGGCGATGGCAGCACCGCCACCGGCAACGGCGCGGTCGCCTCTGCGCCCTCGGCCTTCGCCGGGGGCCAGGGCGCGATCGCCAATGGCCCGAGCGCCACGGCCATCGGCCTGAACAGCGCTGCGTCGGGCGGCCAGGCCACCGCCCTGGGGGCTTTCAGCGAGGCGAGCGGCGACGATGCCATTGCGCTGGGCAACGGCAGCCTGGCGACGGGCGACGGCAGCAGCGCGGTCGGCAACGATGCGGTGGGATCGGGCGTGTTCTCGAGCGCGTTCGGCAGCGATGCTGCCGCAACCGGTCTCGACAGCGTCGCCGTGGCGAAGCTCTCAACGGCAAGCGGCGAGGGGGCGATCGCCATTGGACGGTCGAGCGACGCCGCCGCCGATTACACGATCGGCATCGGGCGCAGCGCGGCGGCGAGCGACACCGGTGCGATTGCGGTCGGCTATCTGGCCACCTCGTCCGGCGTCCGCTCGATGGCGGTCGGTTTCGAGGCCGGTGCCGCTGGGGACCAGTCCTCCGCATTCGGGGCGTTCTCCGCGGCTTCGCAGCCCGACGCGACTGCGGTCGGGGCCGGCGCCCAGGCAACGGGTCCGGGCAGCACCGCCACCGGCCGCGCCGCATCGGCGCTCGGGGAATTGTCGAGCGCCTTCGGCATGAACGCGTCCGCGTCGGGATCGAGCAGCCTCGCCACGGGCTCGGGAGCCAGCGCAACCGGCACCGCCTCGATCGCGAGCGGCTTCAATGCAGAAGCGACCGGCTCGAACAGCATTGCCACGGGACAGTTCAGCCGGGCATTGAACAACAGCGCGGCGGCCTATGGTAATTCCGCTTTCGCGACGGGAGCAGGGAGCCTCGCGATCTCGACCTTGGCGCAAGCGACGGCCGACCTCAGCATCGCCATCGGAACACAGAGCGGCGGGTACGGGCGATCGAGCATCGGGATCGGCGCCCTGGCCCAGGGATTGGGCGAGGAGTCGGTCGCTCTCGGGGCGCTGGCGAGTGCAGGCGCCGACGGCAGCAGCGCAATCGGGGCCAGAGCGCGCGCCGAAGGCGTCAACGCGCTTGCCATCGGCATGGAGAGCAAATCGGAGGGGACGGCGGCGGTCGCGCTGGGCCGCCAGGCTTTGGCGACCGGCGAGCAGGCAACGGCGCTCGGAACCCAGTCGGTTGCCGTCGGGTCCGGAAGCGTCGGCATCGGCTACAATGCGGGGGCCATCGGGAACTTCTCGGTGGCGTTGGGCCAGCAGAGCGCAGCAACCGGCGATTCCTCGCTCGCGCTCGGCGCCGGTTCGACCGGAGGCGCCGCGGAAGCGACCGCCTTGGGCTGGTTCGCCAAGGCCAATGGGGTGCAGGCCGTCGCTTTGGGCGCCCAGAGCGAGGCGGCAGGTGCGCTCGGCACTGCGCTTGGCGCCAACAGCAGTGCGACGGGCGAGCAGGCGACCGCTCTCGGCAGCGGCAGCAGCGCGCTCGGCGTGGGGAGCACCGCGATCGGCCGACTGGCGGCGGCGTCGGCGGACGGCGCCGCCGCGCTCGGCCGCGACAGCCGCGCAGAGGGGGTAAATGCGGCTGCGCTCGGCCCGAACGCGATCGCGGCACACGATGGCTCCGTGGCGCTTGGCGCCGGAGCCGCGACCACCGCCGCTGGACAGGTGGCGCTCGGCGGCACCGGTAGTTCCGTTCGCGTCGGCGACATCGCGGCAAGCAGCGCGGCGCAGGCCGGAACCCTCGGCGTGGCGACGGTGGATGCGTCGGGCACGCTGGGGCGCGACACCACGCTCTTCCCCGCGGTCGGTGCCTTGCAGGCGGGGCAGGCGACACAGGCGGGCCAGATTGCGGCGATCGAAACCGTCAACACCACCCAGAACGGGCAGATCGCTGCCGTCGAGGCGGTCAACTCCAGCCAGGCAACGCAGATCACCGCGCTGCAGCTCGGCTCGGTAAGCCAGGGCATGGCGATCAGTGCGCTCCAGGCCGGACAGGCTGCGCTGAGCGGACGCGTCGATACTCTGTTCGATCTGCGGGAGCTCGATCGCCGCGACATGCAGGAAGGCATCGCAGCGGCGGTGGCCATGGGGCAGGCACCCATGCCCTCTGCGGCGGGGCGGACGAGCTACGTGCTGAACGTGTCGACCTTCCGCGGTGAGCAGGCGCTTGGCGGCTCGATCATGCACCGCCTCGGCGGTGACTCTCCGGTCGGGATCGGCGTGGGCTTCTCGTTCGCCGGGCACAAGAACAATGCGTTCCGCGCCGGGGTTGCGGGAGAGTTCTGAGGCCGCTCACGCACCAGACGACACCGGGTTGGTGCGGCAACGGCGAGGGTGCACTGCGGCGGCGGGTAACCGGCGCGTGACGAGGCAGGCAAGCGCGTGCCCACCACCGACGGCGCACCTATCCTCCCTGCTCGGTCTCGGGGCGAAGCGACTTCCGGTTTCGGGTCCGCGCCCCTAGGCTGTCCCGGAGGAAGGGAGAGCATGGCCCGAGGAAGACCCCACACCAATCTGCCGCCGCCCTATCTCAAGCGCGTGTGGCTCGACGACGCCTCCGTGCCCGATCGCGACGCTTACCCCTTCTGTCTGCCGTTGTTCCGCGATCCCGGCTTCGAGCTCGCCTTCGATCGGCCGGTGACAATCATCGTCGGCGAGAACGGCACCGGCAAGTCGACCCTGCTCGAGGGCATCGCCGTGCTCGCCGGCTTCGACGAAGGCGGCGGCGGGCCCGGTTATCGGACGATCGACAATGAAGGCGCGCTCGCCCGCGGCGGCGGCGATCTCGCCGCGGCGCTGAAGGCGAGCTGGCTGCCCAAGGTCGGCAAGGGCTGGTTCTTCAAGGCGGAGAGCTTCTTCTCCGTCGCCCGCTACCTGGATGAGGCGGCGAAGGAAGGCTTCGCCCCGCCGCCCGATTATCTCTCCCATTCCCATGGCGAGGGTTTCATGCGCTTCTTCGAGGAACGGTGCGAGCGCCCGGGCATCTTCCTGTTCGACGAGCCGGAATCGGCGCTTTCGCTGACCCGGCAGTTCGAATTCCTGAAGCTGCTCCACCGCATCCACGCGGCCGGCAAGACCCAGGTAATCCTCGCCACCCACGCGCCGATCCTGATGGCGCTGCCCGGCGCCCGCCTGCTCCGCCTCGGCAAATACGGCCTGGAGCCTGTGGCGTTCGAGGACACCGACCATTACCGGCTGATGCGCGAATTCATCCTCGACTGGCGCACCACCGTCGAGACCATGCTCGACGGGTGAGGATTGCGGGACGTCACGGCTTACCCCTCAGCCGCGGCCGTTGCACGCAATGTACGTGGGTTTTCGCGTGTGCCGGTCGATCGAAAGCCTGATCACCCCGCAGCCGCCGTCGAAGATGTTCGGCAGGTCCCGGTAATCGTCCAGCCAGCGTCGCTGACCGGCGGCAAGCGTGCCGGAGGCGGGTTCGGGGCAGGGCACCGCACGTGCGGTGAGGTCCGCGCCCAAGTCCTCGCAGGTCTCGTCCGGCCCGGTCGGTCCGAGCGGCACGACATAGGCGGCTATGATGTCGCCTTCGGCGCCAACGGCATAATGACGGGCATAGGCCTCGAGCGGCCTTGCCCCCGCCGGGAGGCGCACCGCCGCTTCGATCTCCGCCATCAGCGCCTCGGCTGCCGTCGGGGCGAGAGGGGGAGTGGCGAGCAGGGCGAGAAGGAGAAGCGGGCCGGTCACGCGCCGAGCCTGGCACGACGCGCTTCGGCAACGCAAGATGCCCCGCGACCGCATTCCAATGGAAGCCGCGCGCCGGAGCAATACAGGCGTCGTGGCAGCCGATCGCCTTCGGCGGTGCGGCGAAGCCGATGACGGCAGGCACGACGATCTGTGTCTAAGCTTTTTGTCTCATCACTGGGGCGCATTGCAGTTCGCACGCGACCTTCGCCGCTTCGTGGTCCTTCGTGCCTTCGTGTGGAACCGGCAGCCGCTGTGGGTTCGAGGCGGCAGGAGGAGATGCGCGAAGCCCACCCGAGAACGCGCTGACGTGCAGGTCTGACACCTTCGAAGAGGGTGATCCCGAGCTTGCGGCGCGGAGGCTTGGAGGAAGCAATGCGCGAAGACGGCTGGCGAGAGCGGAGGAACCGAGCACCTCTAGCGCCGCCGCGCCAGCCAGATCGTGCGGCCTCCGGCGTCCAGGTCTTCGGCGACATGCGCCACCACCGCGAAGCTGCTGTCGGCCAGCAAAGCAGTGTAGTCTGCGGGGGAAAGGCTGGCATGGTATAGCGGCTCGCCTTCGAACGTGCCGATCGCCTCGCCTTCGTCGGGCCCGCTGGTGAACAGCAAGGGCGCGCCCGCCCGCGTGTGGGCGGCGAAGATCGGGAACATGGTTCGCTGGTCGTCCGGGCAGAGGTGGAAGAAACTGTCCCAGGCGAGCAGGCCGTCGAAAGCGCGGTCGAGGCGCAGCGTGCGCATGTCGCCGACCAGGCCGCGCTGCTCCGGCAGGTTGTGCTGGAACAGGGCGATCATCTCGGGTGCGGAATCGACGCCGGTGACCGCACGGCCGTTGGCGGCCAGGTAGCGGGCGATCGGTTCGCCGGCGCCGCAGCCGAGATCGAGGATCGTGCCGGCGGTCGGAACCAGGGTGAGGAACCGGTCGAGCCAGCCGCGCTCGGGCAGACGCGTGCCGCGGGCTCGCGTCCAGGCGGCGGCATGGCGCCGGTAAAGGCCGATAATGTCGTCCGCAGCGCTTGGCACCTGCGGATCATGGCGGCTCGCGGGGAGGCTCGCAACACGCGTCGAGGAGAGGGGGCGGGCGGCGGAGGGCCGGATGTGCGGGTGCCCCGCCGCCCGCTGCGATCAGCTCTTCCGCGCCTGCTCGGCGATCAGCCGGTTCACCTGACCGAGCTGGTCCCGGACGCTCTCGGGACTTTCGGTGACGGGGCCGTCGGCACGCTCCGACGCGGTCGCCGTGTCGAGCAGCCGAAGCCGCTCCTCCAGCCGCGCTTTCTCGTCCTGCAGCTTGGCCAGCGTGTCGTCCTGAAGGTCGTCTTGCATCATGCATCCCTTGTGCGCGGCGCACCGACGGGTGCGCCCTGGTGTGAGATACGGATCCGGTGAGGTGCGGTGCGCAAAGATCGACCAGCACCGAGCGAACCCGATGCGGTCCGACATCACGATCCCGATGGAGATCGTCAGAGGGGCCCGGCCCGCTCGCTTTGAACGGCACCGCGGGCGGGAAGGTTCCGCCCTGATGGAACGATTGCGCCACGATCCGGAACCCGCGCCGGCGATGGTCCGGCGGTGCTGCGCCCGGGGAGTTTGACGATTATTGTGCACCGCGTCTCGGATCCGCGCGGCAATCCTGTTCGACGGGCAATGTCGCTTCTGCTTCCCCGATTATCGATGCGGTCGGCCCGATCGCGGAGCAACCGTCCGGTCGTCCGCGCGCCGTCCGCCGGGCACGCTTCGTCTCACCGCCACCCCTGCGTCGCAACCCGCCGGCACATGACGGGTTACGCACGGCGTTGCTTTCCTCCCCCCTGATTGCGACACTGATCTCGGCGCCGGCGTCTCGCATCCTGTGAGACGCCGGCGCTCTTGCTTCGGAGCGCCGAGGCGTTCTCCCGCACGGGCAATCATTGCCTGGTCGAGACGCTCGATCTTTTGGCTCGCGTCACCCCGGTCGACGCACCCAAGAAATTGGTCAAGCCTGCCTCGTCGAAGCACTCAGTCCTCCCTGTCGCTGCAAGCGATGGGGAGGGGGACCGCACAAAGTGCGGTGGAGGGGCTTTGGGCGCCGGAGGGCCCCTCCACCAACTTTCAGCTGGTGATGAGCAAGTGCAGGCTGCACCGCAGCCTGCAGTCCTGCCGGGGCACAACGGGCTTGCTCATCACCATCGCCTACGGCGACAGGAAGGATGAGAAGGCCGAATGCAATCGCGTTTCGCACGTCCCGACATTGACGTTCGTCGATGTTCCCGCTATGTTCCGCATCCTGTCTCCGGCCTGCGAACTCCCTAGGAACCATCGCGTCGCGAGCGAACCCTCCACCACGGGGCGAGCCGCCCTTCCTTGAAGGTCGAGGACCGACCAATAATCACGCGCGCCGGACGCCTGCACGCCCTTCGTCACGAGGATTGCAGGCGCGTGCGCGCAGGCGACGGGTCCGGCGTCGACCGAGCGTCCACTTGGCGATGGCGTGAAAACCACCGTAATAACGGTCAATACGGTGGTCTAAGTTGGCCGATAGCGCGACCGCAGCGAGGCAGGCGAGCCGACGTTCGGATTCCTGCCCCGCTGATATCGAGCCTCCTCGCAGCGCAACCGGCGCGCGAAAATCGACCGTATTATCGGTCAATACGGTGGCGTCGACGGACTGTGGAGGGTTGCTGCTCCGCCCCTTCGACAGGCGAGGTGGCAGGGGCCGGAGCGCTTTCGCATGCGCACGCGACGGAGCCCGCACTGGCTTACCCGTGCGCTCCCGATCCTCACGCGGAAAAGGAACCGTCCGCCACTTTCCCTCTCCCATTTGGGGAGAGGGAGGGACCCGCCCGGCTTTGGCCGGGCGGGAGGGTGAGGGGAGTCCGTAGGGACGCCCCGCCCGGCTTCGGCCGGGTGGGAGGGTGAGGGCAGTCCGTAGGGACGCCCCGCCCGGCTTTTGGCCGGGCGGGAGGGTGAGGGGAGTCCGTAGGGACGCCCCGCCCGGCTTTGGCCGGGTGGGAGGGTGAGGGCCGTCTCAAACCGGGACCCGCGCCATGCAACATCCCGCATGTCCGCTCGTTTCGCTTCCGCCTGCCGCCGAAGGAGAAACAAGATGCGCAAGATCGTGTTCGGAACCGCCTTCCTGCTGGCTGCGATGGCGTCCGCCGCCTCGCACGCGCCCGAGGCGCAGGCGCGCGGCGCAGGCGTTCGCGGCGTCGTTTCCGGACCCGGTTCCGGCGCCGGGCCGGTGCGCGGACCTGGGCGGGTCGGCCTGGTCGACAGCGTTCGCAGAGGGCCGGGCGGGTGGAGCGGCGGCGACTGGCGGCCCGGCGGCACGGGTTGGCAGGGCCGCGGCATCCCGGTCGGCGGGGGTCGTGTGGGCCGCGGCGACGGATATGGTCGCGGCGGGTGGAACGGGCGTGGCGGCTGGGACGGCCGCGGCCGCCGCGGCGAAGACGGCGGCCGCGGCGAATGGGGCCGGGACGATTGGAGCTGGAACGGCGACCGTGACGGACGGCACCGACGAGACCGGCCCGGCCGCGATCGGCGCGATCGTGGCGGGCATGTTTATGCCGACGGCATCGGCATCGGCGATGGCGGCTGGGCGGCCGAGGGCGAGCGGCTGGCGCAGGACGGCGGACCAACCCGGTCGGAGGCACGCAAGACCTGGCGCAATCCGTGTCGTTCCTACTGGTATGACGGGTTCTCCTGGCGCTGTTGATCGCGCCCGCCGTCCGACCGGGCCTCGTGCCTTAGTGGGCGTCGTGCCTGCGGCCGAGTTGGCGCCGGGCGCCATTCGCTGGTAGGCTACCGGGGATTGGGGCCGCTCCGGGGGATGGATGAGCCGATTTCGCGAGGATGTTCTCGACTGGTTCGATGCAGGGCGCGTCGTTCCGGGAGGCGAGGATGCGGTGCTCCGCGCCGCCGGCATGCTGCCGACCCGTGCCGACTGGCACGCGTTCCTTGGCCGGCTCACCCTCTGGCTCGGCACGGTCGCGCTCGCGGCGGCGCTGATCTTCTTTTTCGCATTCAATTGGGACGATCTCGGCCGCTTCGGCAAATTCGGCCTGGTCGAGGCGGCGATGGTCGCCGCTTTGTTCGGCGTCTGGCGCGTCGGGCTCGACGGCCTGCCGGGGAAGGCCCTGTTGCTGCTGCTCGTCCTGCTGACCGGGGCGCTGCTGGCGCTTGCCGGGCAGGTCTATCAGACGGGTGCCGACACGTTCGAACTGTTCGCCTGGTGGGCGGTCCTGATTCTCCCCTGGGTGCTGGTCGGCCGCTTCGCCCCCTTGTGGCTGGTCTGGCTCGCCTTGCTCAACCTCGCACTTTATCTCTTTGCCGACCTTTCCCACTCCGAGGGGCTGCTGCTGTGGGGCCTCTATGGCGTGAACGGGCTCGCTCTGATCCTGTGGGAAACGGCGCAGCGCCGGGGCGTGTCCTGGCTCGATGACGATTGGCCGCCGCGACTCGTTGCGGTGGCGAGCGGCACGATGGCCACCGCGCTGGCCGTCCGCGCGATCGGCTCTTCGGCCGACGGCAGCGCCCTTGGTGCGCTTGCTTATGCGGCCTGGCTTGCGGCATTCTATGGCTGGTACCGGCGTGTCCGGCCGGATCTGTTCATGCTCGCCGGCGGGGTGCTCAGCCTGATCGTCGTGGTGATATTCTTCCTTGCTGAGCATGTCATGGAACGCGCCGACGGCGGCGGTTTCCTGCTCACCGGTCTGGTCGTGCTCGGCATGTCGGCCGGCGGCGCGATCTGGTTGAAATCGGTGGCGCGGGAGCAGCGGGCGTGAGCGCGGCAGAGCTTTGGGAGCGGCTGCAAGCCGAGCATCTCGTCGAGGGTGCGCGGCCGGTCGCGGAGGCGCGCGCCGCACCGTGGTTCGTCCGGGTGATGCTCGGCATTGCCGGCTGGCTCGGCGCCATCTTCCTGCTGCTGTTCGTCGGCGTGACCTTCGATCAGGTGTTCAGGGACGGTTCTGTCGCGCTGATCGCCGGCGGGGCCTGCTGCGCCGGCGCGTTCGGCCTGTTCAGACGCTTCGACGACAATGACTTCGCCGAACAATTCGCACTCGCCGCCAGCCTGGCCGGACAGATGCTGATCGTTGTCGGGCTGGCCGCCATCCTGTCTCCCGACATGGCGTCTCTTTTCCTCGCGGTTGCGGGAGCTGAGGCGGCGCTGGCGCTGGCCGTGCCCAATTTCCTGCACCGGGTGCTGGCCGGCAGCGGCGCCGCGATCGCGCTTTCGCTGGCGATCAACCAATATGGTCTGCACGGCCTTTCCGCGCCTCTGCTCGGCGCCGGCCTCGTCTGGATCTGGCTGGCGCCGCAGCGTTGGGCCGCAGACGGGCGCTTGTGGCGGCCGCTCGGCTACGGGCTGGTCCTCGCATTGCTGCTGATCGAAACCTTTCGGCTGTTCGGCGCCGAAGACCTGTTCGGCCTTGCCCGCGAGTCGGTGCGCTGGATTGAGCTGCAAGGGCCGCTGATCGGCCGCGGCGCGGTTGCTGCCCTGCTCGTCTGGATCGCACTGGCCGAGAGCGGGCGGCAGGCGCTTCCGCCGGCGCGTCGGCTCGCCGCCGGCGGGGCCGCCCTCCTGTTCGGCCTGCTCGCTCTGGCCGCGCCCGGTCTCGGTTCGGCCATGCTGATCCTGCTGCTCGGCTTCGCCGCCGGCAATCGCATCCTGCTCACGCTCGGCACCCTCGCCCTGCTCGGCTTCGTCGCCCATTTCTACTACAGCCTGCATCTCACCCTGCTCGGAAAATCGGGCATGCTCGCGGCGACCGGCCTTTGCCTGCTCGCCGCCCATGCCGTGCTCGTGCGCGGGTGGTTCTCCTCGCCGGCCATGGGAGAGGCCAATGGCTAAGCGCATCGCGCTCGTCGCCGGGCTCGCCGTGCTCGCGCTGATCAATTTCGGCATCTACCAGCGCGAGCAGCTGGTCCGGCACGGGTCACTGGTCCTGCTGAAGCTGAGCCCGGTCGATCCGCGCTCGCTGATGCAAGGCGATTACATGCGGCTGAGCTTCGAGGCCGCCGACCAGGCCTTTCCCGGCGCCGGCAGGTTCGGCGCGCCGCAGCCCGGAAGCGACGGCCACCTGGTGGTCCTGCGCGATGGACAAGGTGTCGGCCACTTTCGCCGGTTCGCCGACGGCCGTCCGCTCGGCCCCGGAGAAGTCGCGCTGCGCTACCGCATCCGCGCCGGCGAACCGCAATTCGCAACCAACGCCTTCTTCTTCGAAGAAGGCCAGGCGGACGTCTATGCCAAGGCCGCTTATGGCGAGTTCCGCGTCGCCGAAGACGGCGAGATGATCCTCACCGGCCTCCGCGACGCAAAAGGCGCGCGGCTCGGTCGCAGCCAGGCATTGTTCTAGGACACGCAGGCATGCTGTTCCCCGCTCCCGTTTCGGGGAGAGGGAGGGGCCCGGCCCGCAGGGGCGGGAGGGTGAGGGCAGCGGGGGGCTGAGGAAAGATGCGGGACGCCTCGCTAAACCCCGTCCTTTGTTCCTGCGCCGCACAGCATCGTCACCGCGGCATCCGCCACTGCCTGCAACTCGGCTTCGCTGGCGCCGCCGCGGGCGCGGACCGCCAGCGTGTGGAGCATGCCGGTGGCGAGCTTGGCGTGGGCGACGGGATCGGCGCCCGGCGGGAGCTCGGCCAGCGCTTCGCGGAATTTGGCCTCGAAGGCGCCGTCCAGTTGTTCGAACGAGACCGTGAGCACCGTCCGCACTTCATTCTCGACCGCCGCTTCGGTGACGGCGGTGCCGACCAGGAAGCAGCCGCGGCCGGCCGGATCGCCGCGCCGGTAAAGCTGGACGGCGCCCGCATAGAGGCGCGTCAGCAGCAGCCGGAGCGGGCCCGGTGCGGCGAGCGCCCGTTCGAGCGCGGCGAGCATGTCGGCGCGGGTGCGTTCGAGGGTCGCGAGGTAGAGCGCGCGCTTGTCTCCGAACGCGCCGTAGAGGCTGGGCCGGTTGAGCCCGGTGGCGGCGGCGAGGTCGTCGAGCGAGGTCGCGGCATAGCCGCTGCGCCAGAAGGCATCGCGGGCCTTGAGCAGCACGTCGTCCCGATCGAAGGCGGGCGGGCGCCCGCGGCGGCGGGTCGACTCATTCTGTACCATTTCGCAAAGAATCCTTGACGTCATGCATTTTGTACCGGATTGTATGGAAATCAACAAGCCGGAAGGACGCGTCATGGATCTCTATTTCTCCCCGCTGGCATGCTCATTGGGTGCCCGCATCGCTCTCTACGAGGCCGGCGCCGAAGCCGGCTATTACCACGTTGATGCCGCGACCAAGACGACGCAGGGGCACGACTATCGCGAGATCAATCCCAAGGGCCTCGTCCCGGCGATCCGCACGGTGGACGGCGACGTGCTCAGCGAGAATGCGGCGGTGCTCCAATATATCGCGGACTGCTTTCCCAAGGCGAGGCTCGCCCCGGCGGCGGGGCCGGAACGCTATCGGTTGCAGCAATGGCTGAGCTTCGTCGGCAGCGAATTGCACAAGGCCGTGTTCGCGCCCCTGCTCGGGCGCAACTCGAACGACGGCGCGCGCGACTATGCGCGGTCGCTGGCGCCGGAGCGGTTCGACTATCTCGATGCCCATCTTGCCGGGCGCGACTGGCTGCTCGGCAGCTTCAGCGTCGCGGACGCCTATTTGGCGGCGGTGCTCAACTGGGCGCCTTACGTGAAGATCGATCTCGGCCGCTGGCCGGCGGTCGCCGCCTATCGCGACCGGCTGGCGGCCCGGCCCAGCGTCGCCCGCGCCGTGGCCGAGGAGATGGACCTGTTCCGGCAGGCGGCCTGACCTGGCGGGTGGGCAGGGACGTCCGACGGGCGCGGCGGGCTCGCCCGGCTTCTACTCGAACCACCAGTAGAGCAGGACGAGCCCGCCGAGAATCAGGCCGAACGTCCACGTCCGGCGGTTCTCCCGGGCCTTCGCTTCTGGGCTGGTGAGGGCGGCGCTCCGTGCGGCGTTGAGGCGCTCGAATGCCTCGGCGCTGCCCTCGTCGCGGATGGCGTAAGTGCGTTGGATGGTGGCGAACACCGTGCTGTCGTCGTCGCCGAAATCGAACGCACGCTGGATGCTGCTGACGGCCGCGACCCGCCGATGCGCGTTGCTGGAGGCTGCGGCGCGAAAGCAGAGCCAGGAGACGAACCCGAGCAGCGCTGCGAAGGCAATCATCGGCCATTCCCGACCGGGCTCTTCGATGAATTCGCGGAGACTGTCGCCGAGCAGGAACAGGGCGAATGCCGCCGTCAAGAAGCCGGGCAGAGCGAGCTCGGAAACGACGACACTCTTCACGCGCTCGGCCCGTGTGAGCGGCTGCCATTCGGCCTGGTGTCGGCGAATGCAATCGGTGCAGAACAGTGGGGCGGCGTGCGCGATCCGGTATTGCCAGGGCCCGTCATCGCCATGGTTGAACTGGAACACCTTGGTGATCGGCAGCGTCTCGGTCGCGCGGTGGCCGCAATTGGGACAGAGGGGCGGGTAGAGCAGGGTCTCGATCC
The nucleotide sequence above comes from Sphingosinicella sp. BN140058. Encoded proteins:
- a CDS encoding helix-turn-helix transcriptional regulator, whose product is MAPTRRFATRELPEHRRDELIREFYGRIGIGVDIAPIEVPLDLDISTLILPKIMMIAATTTPLRWDRRPDLTADGNDDICITWAAGGYAFRQHGRSDVDIAPGAACVIPVDRPWSAATLDGSWKTNIQIERRLLLERVPDLEDVAPDCIERRSPEAALLFDYQWWIARRPITEAMAPRIAEHIADLLALALGASADARQAAREGGVRAARLLALQRHIAANLHRPMLCARSAAKALGISERYVRSLLSDEETTFSDYVADRRLDAIRSRLLQPSQAVLPIADIAAEFGFFEPSTFYRRFKARFGMSPSEFRRG
- a CDS encoding AAA family ATPase, whose translation is MARGRPHTNLPPPYLKRVWLDDASVPDRDAYPFCLPLFRDPGFELAFDRPVTIIVGENGTGKSTLLEGIAVLAGFDEGGGGPGYRTIDNEGALARGGGDLAAALKASWLPKVGKGWFFKAESFFSVARYLDEAAKEGFAPPPDYLSHSHGEGFMRFFEERCERPGIFLFDEPESALSLTRQFEFLKLLHRIHAAGKTQVILATHAPILMALPGARLLRLGKYGLEPVAFEDTDHYRLMREFILDWRTTVETMLDG
- a CDS encoding trans-aconitate 2-methyltransferase, encoding MPSAADDIIGLYRRHAAAWTRARGTRLPERGWLDRFLTLVPTAGTILDLGCGAGEPIARYLAANGRAVTGVDSAPEMIALFQHNLPEQRGLVGDMRTLRLDRAFDGLLAWDSFFHLCPDDQRTMFPIFAAHTRAGAPLLFTSGPDEGEAIGTFEGEPLYHASLSPADYTALLADSSFAVVAHVAEDLDAGGRTIWLARRR
- a CDS encoding DUF2157 domain-containing protein, with amino-acid sequence MSRFREDVLDWFDAGRVVPGGEDAVLRAAGMLPTRADWHAFLGRLTLWLGTVALAAALIFFFAFNWDDLGRFGKFGLVEAAMVAALFGVWRVGLDGLPGKALLLLLVLLTGALLALAGQVYQTGADTFELFAWWAVLILPWVLVGRFAPLWLVWLALLNLALYLFADLSHSEGLLLWGLYGVNGLALILWETAQRRGVSWLDDDWPPRLVAVASGTMATALAVRAIGSSADGSALGALAYAAWLAAFYGWYRRVRPDLFMLAGGVLSLIVVVIFFLAEHVMERADGGGFLLTGLVVLGMSAGGAIWLKSVAREQRA
- a CDS encoding DUF4401 domain-containing protein, with protein sequence MSAAELWERLQAEHLVEGARPVAEARAAPWFVRVMLGIAGWLGAIFLLLFVGVTFDQVFRDGSVALIAGGACCAGAFGLFRRFDDNDFAEQFALAASLAGQMLIVVGLAAILSPDMASLFLAVAGAEAALALAVPNFLHRVLAGSGAAIALSLAINQYGLHGLSAPLLGAGLVWIWLAPQRWAADGRLWRPLGYGLVLALLLIETFRLFGAEDLFGLARESVRWIELQGPLIGRGAVAALLVWIALAESGRQALPPARRLAAGGAALLFGLLALAAPGLGSAMLILLLGFAAGNRILLTLGTLALLGFVAHFYYSLHLTLLGKSGMLAATGLCLLAAHAVLVRGWFSSPAMGEANG
- a CDS encoding GDYXXLXY domain-containing protein → MAKRIALVAGLAVLALINFGIYQREQLVRHGSLVLLKLSPVDPRSLMQGDYMRLSFEAADQAFPGAGRFGAPQPGSDGHLVVLRDGQGVGHFRRFADGRPLGPGEVALRYRIRAGEPQFATNAFFFEEGQADVYAKAAYGEFRVAEDGEMILTGLRDAKGARLGRSQALF
- a CDS encoding TetR/AcrR family transcriptional regulator — its product is MVQNESTRRRGRPPAFDRDDVLLKARDAFWRSGYAATSLDDLAAATGLNRPSLYGAFGDKRALYLATLERTRADMLAALERALAAPGPLRLLLTRLYAGAVQLYRRGDPAGRGCFLVGTAVTEAAVENEVRTVLTVSFEQLDGAFEAKFREALAELPPGADPVAHAKLATGMLHTLAVRARGGASEAELQAVADAAVTMLCGAGTKDGV